A single genomic interval of Leptotrichia trevisanii DSM 22070 harbors:
- a CDS encoding ABC transporter ATP-binding protein, producing MDRMSSGNNNSEISIKNVSFSYDNSQKKIIDGLNINIKKGEFVGILGANGSGKSTLLKMVLKYFPIETGNIEIYDKNISLYSPKEMAKIISFVPQKSALNMPISVIEMVYMGRTPHIKNKWIGFDKEDERKVNEILEKLQLEKFRDRSIFSLSGGEFQRALLARALVQETRIILLDEPTSALDMNYALEIMKLTSDFVKEKKITAVMVLHDLNLASMYCDNVMFLKDGKIAYSGSPKELYKKEVFSEIYGFECEIVENNELLYVIPKKI from the coding sequence ATGGATAGGATGAGTAGTGGAAATAATAATTCAGAAATTTCGATAAAAAATGTAAGTTTTAGCTATGATAATTCCCAAAAAAAGATAATTGATGGATTAAATATAAATATAAAAAAAGGTGAATTTGTCGGGATTCTTGGTGCAAATGGGAGTGGAAAATCGACACTTTTGAAAATGGTTTTGAAATATTTTCCGATAGAAACGGGGAATATTGAGATTTATGACAAAAATATCAGTTTGTATAGTCCTAAGGAAATGGCAAAAATAATAAGTTTTGTTCCTCAAAAGTCAGCTTTGAATATGCCGATAAGTGTAATTGAAATGGTTTATATGGGACGTACGCCACATATTAAGAATAAGTGGATTGGTTTTGATAAAGAAGATGAGCGGAAGGTAAATGAGATTTTGGAAAAGTTGCAACTTGAAAAATTTAGGGACAGATCGATTTTTTCACTTTCAGGTGGAGAATTTCAGCGTGCTTTGCTGGCAAGGGCATTAGTGCAGGAAACGAGGATTATTCTACTGGATGAGCCGACTTCTGCATTGGATATGAATTATGCTCTTGAAATTATGAAGCTTACATCGGATTTTGTGAAGGAGAAAAAGATTACGGCTGTTATGGTTTTACACGATCTGAATCTGGCTTCGATGTACTGTGATAATGTGATGTTTTTAAAGGATGGAAAAATTGCATATTCAGGGAGTCCAAAGGAGCTTTACAAAAAGGAAGTTTTTTCTGAAATTTATGGATTTGAATGTGAGATTGTGGAAAATAATGAACTTTTGTATGTAATACCTAAAAAAATTTAA
- a CDS encoding YbaN family protein yields the protein MKIIYVIAGLLAVTLGFIGAFLPGLPTTPFLLLASFCFAKGSRRFDRWFKSTKLYKNHLEDFEKNRSMSLKAKIGILLFSSGMMLFPIIKFSNPYVRGIFVLLEVFKYYYFIFKIKTKF from the coding sequence GTGAAAATAATTTATGTAATTGCAGGATTACTGGCAGTAACACTGGGATTTATAGGAGCTTTTCTGCCAGGGTTGCCGACGACACCATTTTTATTATTAGCTAGCTTCTGCTTTGCAAAGGGCTCGAGGCGATTTGACAGATGGTTCAAATCAACAAAGCTGTATAAAAACCATCTGGAAGACTTTGAAAAAAACAGAAGTATGAGTTTAAAAGCCAAAATAGGAATATTACTTTTTTCAAGCGGAATGATGCTATTTCCAATAATTAAATTTAGTAATCCTTATGTAAGAGGCATATTTGTTTTGCTGGAAGTTTTTAAATATTATTATTTTATTTTTAAAATAAAAACAAAATTTTAA
- a CDS encoding coproporphyrinogen-III oxidase family protein → MPKEMRKGEISEPNLEEQGIFPKRFKSHNDSAGIVSDYFRKNKKFGTEAELLERMQKPAENELGTIYVHTPYCDKICSFCNLNRKQIDNDLEDYTNFLVSEFEKYGKTPYMKSKKINVIFFGGGTPTIYKEHQLERILKAINNNFTLTDDCEFTFETTLHNLNPKKIKVLEKGRVNRLSVGIQTFSDRGRKILNRTFSKEETVKRLKNLKESFSGMVCTDIIYNYPDETVEEVLEDARIVKDLKIDSTSFYSLMIYEGSQMSKDIRNNTLELNYELKKDFELHDAFLKSMLESGEYEVMEHTKIIRKGRDEYRYIRNTHQGKDILPIGVGAGGKIDNFEIFRLSQDKAFYAISSDENELKMKRISGLLQYPKVYFDKLKEYVSDEMFDEIYKIFENFEKKGYLKIHETYTELTPEGIFWGNNISATILKKCLGGVKDVKPSSLFHINRKHKKNS, encoded by the coding sequence ATGCCAAAGGAAATGCGAAAAGGTGAAATTTCAGAGCCAAATTTGGAGGAGCAGGGAATTTTCCCAAAAAGATTTAAGTCACATAATGATTCGGCGGGAATTGTATCGGATTATTTCAGGAAAAATAAGAAATTTGGAACAGAAGCGGAACTGCTGGAAAGAATGCAGAAACCTGCGGAAAATGAACTTGGAACAATTTACGTCCATACTCCATACTGCGATAAAATCTGTTCATTTTGCAACTTGAACCGAAAGCAGATTGACAATGATTTGGAAGATTACACAAATTTTCTTGTTTCAGAATTTGAAAAATACGGAAAGACACCTTATATGAAAAGTAAAAAAATAAATGTAATTTTCTTTGGTGGTGGAACACCGACTATTTATAAGGAACACCAGCTGGAACGAATTTTAAAGGCTATAAATAATAACTTTACGTTAACAGACGACTGTGAATTTACATTTGAAACAACATTGCACAACTTAAATCCAAAAAAAATAAAAGTTCTGGAAAAAGGCCGAGTAAATCGGCTAAGTGTTGGAATTCAGACTTTTTCTGACAGAGGAAGGAAGATTCTAAACAGGACTTTTTCAAAGGAAGAAACTGTAAAAAGACTGAAAAATCTTAAAGAGAGTTTTAGTGGAATGGTTTGTACTGATATAATTTACAATTATCCCGATGAAACGGTTGAGGAAGTGCTGGAAGATGCGAGAATCGTGAAGGATCTCAAAATAGATAGCACAAGTTTTTATTCGCTTATGATTTATGAAGGCTCTCAAATGTCTAAGGATATACGAAATAACACATTGGAGTTGAATTATGAACTGAAAAAAGACTTTGAACTGCATGATGCTTTTCTCAAAAGTATGCTTGAAAGTGGAGAATATGAAGTGATGGAGCATACAAAAATTATCAGAAAAGGAAGAGATGAGTATAGATATATAAGAAATACACATCAAGGGAAGGATATTCTGCCGATTGGAGTAGGTGCAGGCGGGAAAATTGATAATTTTGAAATTTTTAGATTAAGTCAGGACAAGGCATTTTATGCAATTTCTTCAGATGAAAATGAACTGAAGATGAAACGAATAAGTGGACTTTTACAGTATCCGAAAGTTTATTTTGACAAATTAAAAGAATATGTTTCCGATGAAATGTTTGATGAAATTTATAAGATTTTTGAAAATTTTGAAAAAAAAGGATACTTGAAAATTCATGAAACTTACACAGAACTCACGCCAGAAGGAATTTTCTGGGGAAACAACATAAGTGCAACAATATTAAAAAAATGTTTAGGAGGTGTAAAGGATGTCAAGCCTAGTAGTCTTTTCCACATCAACAGGAAACACAAGAAAAATAGCTGA
- a CDS encoding FecCD family ABC transporter permease: MYSGITIFIIVVAFLSLKIGTVDISAKDIFRSLLGGKMGDESMKSIIIDVRFPRIIMAVLIGMLLASSGTVVQSVFQNPLADPYIIGISASATLGAVIAYVLNFPDVMYGICGFIVSVIVALIIFRISRSRTRTDVAVLLIVGIAISSFLGAFTSFSMYLIGQDSFRIVTWMMGYMGSASWLKIGVLMIPLVVSVVYFYLKRYEMDLLMSGDEEAHSLGVNVDGLKRNLLIVSALIVGFSVAFTGMIGFVGLIAPHTVRLVLKSGSNTRLLPLATLGGGLFLLICDTIGRTILAPTEIPIGVVTSFFGAPFFLYLAIRRKKDG; encoded by the coding sequence ATGTATTCTGGAATAACAATTTTTATAATTGTAGTGGCATTTTTGTCTTTGAAAATAGGAACTGTGGATATTTCGGCAAAAGATATATTTAGGAGTCTTTTAGGTGGGAAAATGGGGGATGAATCGATGAAATCAATAATAATTGATGTGAGGTTTCCGAGAATTATTATGGCGGTATTGATTGGGATGCTGCTGGCTAGTTCGGGGACAGTTGTGCAGTCGGTTTTTCAGAATCCATTGGCGGATCCTTATATAATTGGTATTTCGGCTAGTGCTACGCTTGGAGCTGTTATTGCGTATGTCCTTAATTTTCCTGATGTTATGTATGGAATTTGTGGGTTTATTGTATCGGTTATCGTGGCATTGATAATTTTTAGGATTTCAAGAAGCAGGACTAGGACGGATGTGGCGGTGCTTCTAATTGTTGGGATTGCGATTTCATCTTTTTTAGGGGCATTTACGTCGTTCAGTATGTATTTGATTGGGCAGGATTCTTTTAGAATAGTAACATGGATGATGGGATATATGGGAAGTGCTTCTTGGCTGAAAATCGGAGTTCTTATGATACCTCTTGTAGTTTCTGTTGTTTATTTTTATTTGAAAAGATATGAGATGGATTTACTGATGAGTGGGGATGAAGAGGCACATTCGCTTGGAGTGAACGTGGATGGGCTAAAAAGGAATTTATTGATTGTTTCGGCACTGATTGTTGGCTTTTCTGTGGCATTTACTGGAATGATAGGATTTGTTGGGCTGATTGCACCACATACGGTAAGGCTTGTGCTAAAAAGTGGAAGTAATACTAGGTTACTGCCTTTAGCAACATTGGGTGGAGGGCTGTTTTTGCTGATTTGTGATACGATTGGACGTACAATTTTGGCACCGACGGAAATTCCGATAGGAGTGGTAACTTCATTTTTTGGAGCACCATTTTTTCTATATTTGGCGATAAGAAGGAAAAAAGATGGATAG
- a CDS encoding flavodoxin family protein, protein MSSLVVFSTSTGNTRKIADAIFSALKDTDKKIVDVNEINKVNFNKFDKIIIGGWIDKGEIDEKAKEFLTKLKNKKLGLFVTMGGNPETDRAKNCFQEIKKSLEKNGNIVEKIFVCQGAIDPNLINKFREMTKQGIVGPFAATPERETRWAEAVKHPDEKDIENAKRIFGGL, encoded by the coding sequence ATGTCAAGCCTAGTAGTCTTTTCCACATCAACAGGAAACACAAGAAAAATAGCTGATGCCATTTTTTCAGCTTTAAAGGATACAGATAAAAAAATAGTGGATGTGAATGAAATAAATAAAGTAAATTTCAATAAATTTGACAAAATTATTATTGGTGGCTGGATTGACAAGGGAGAGATTGATGAAAAAGCCAAAGAGTTTTTGACTAAGCTAAAAAATAAAAAACTAGGACTTTTTGTAACAATGGGTGGAAATCCAGAAACAGACAGGGCGAAAAACTGCTTTCAGGAAATAAAAAAATCATTGGAAAAAAATGGAAACATTGTAGAAAAAATATTTGTATGTCAAGGTGCGATTGATCCTAATCTAATAAATAAATTCCGTGAAATGACAAAACAGGGTATAGTAGGGCCTTTTGCAGCAACTCCAGAAAGAGAAACCAGATGGGCAGAAGCGGTAAAACATCCAGACGAAAAGGATATTGAAAATGCTAAGAGAATATTTGGAGGATTGTAA
- a CDS encoding ABC transporter substrate-binding protein has product MKKIIKNSFYFALLVISIFVISCSKKNAENGKKRENKKYNRIVVLDPATVEMIYMLGAEDKIVGVANLERSKVWPEEKVAKLESVGTFMKPSLEKIIALKPDLVIMSALTGEELNNGLKSNNIETKRVQANSIEEIFTNFLEVAKMLGKENEANKIIAEKKAKLEEIKKIATGNKKGLFVMSVSPLMVFGNDNLPNDIMKLLNIKNIAENQKGRNPIVTPEFIIKENPDIIITLLPNPSQIVATNPQLKNVNAIKNSKFIVVNSSQILRGSPRTIDQIEEIAKAVAK; this is encoded by the coding sequence ATGAAAAAAATAATAAAAAACTCTTTTTATTTTGCATTGCTAGTTATTTCAATATTTGTGATTTCTTGTTCAAAGAAAAATGCTGAAAATGGTAAAAAGAGGGAAAATAAAAAATATAATAGGATTGTTGTGCTGGATCCTGCGACTGTTGAAATGATTTATATGCTTGGAGCAGAAGATAAAATCGTGGGAGTTGCCAATTTGGAGCGTTCAAAGGTATGGCCTGAAGAAAAGGTTGCAAAACTTGAGAGTGTGGGAACTTTTATGAAGCCGTCGCTTGAAAAAATAATAGCCCTAAAGCCTGATCTGGTTATAATGTCAGCCCTTACAGGCGAAGAGTTGAATAATGGGCTTAAATCAAATAATATTGAGACAAAAAGAGTTCAGGCAAATTCGATAGAAGAAATATTTACCAATTTTCTGGAAGTGGCAAAAATGCTTGGGAAAGAAAATGAAGCAAATAAAATAATCGCTGAAAAAAAAGCAAAGCTGGAAGAAATTAAAAAGATAGCAACTGGTAATAAAAAAGGACTGTTTGTTATGTCAGTTTCCCCGCTTATGGTGTTTGGAAACGATAATTTACCAAATGACATAATGAAATTGCTGAATATTAAGAATATCGCAGAAAATCAGAAGGGGAGAAATCCGATTGTAACGCCTGAATTTATAATAAAGGAAAATCCAGACATCATAATTACATTATTACCAAATCCATCTCAAATTGTGGCTACAAATCCACAGTTAAAAAATGTGAATGCAATAAAAAACAGCAAATTTATTGTTGTAAATTCATCACAAATTTTAAGAGGTTCGCCAAGAACTATTGATCAGATTGAAGAAATTGCAAAAGCGGTTGCAAAGTAA
- a CDS encoding DUF2470 domain-containing protein, whose protein sequence is MDISIERILDHMNNDHEDVLPLYVRHFCKREDVKEAKLIDVNEEGMTLLVNGNERVQIEFTKKTDFKGIHLEMIKMAKIARRALNVPAPEHYKDKGHQEEEKMKMEISDFIGNFKSVIIGTVSEEGEPNASYAPFFKYHGDSYLYVNETEAYFENFKKNGKASLLFIQDEGQAMVPSMRQRVTYNAEIQFLEKNDYYNEILDEFQKNDFSIQMTRNVPVFHLVRAKLASGRYVKGPRQAFDITKDRRVVEVTLGATENS, encoded by the coding sequence ATGGATATAAGCATAGAAAGAATTTTGGATCACATGAATAACGATCATGAAGATGTTTTGCCTTTGTATGTAAGGCATTTTTGTAAGAGAGAAGATGTGAAGGAAGCAAAGCTGATTGATGTGAATGAAGAGGGGATGACTTTACTTGTAAACGGGAATGAGAGAGTTCAGATTGAATTTACGAAAAAGACTGATTTTAAAGGGATTCATTTGGAAATGATAAAGATGGCAAAGATTGCAAGAAGAGCCTTGAATGTACCTGCACCTGAGCATTATAAGGATAAAGGGCATCAAGAAGAAGAAAAAATGAAAATGGAAATAAGTGATTTTATTGGAAACTTTAAATCAGTTATAATTGGAACTGTGTCGGAAGAAGGAGAGCCGAATGCAAGTTATGCACCATTTTTTAAGTATCACGGGGACAGTTACTTATATGTTAATGAAACAGAAGCATATTTTGAAAATTTTAAGAAAAATGGGAAAGCAAGTTTGCTGTTTATTCAGGATGAAGGACAGGCAATGGTGCCGTCAATGCGACAAAGAGTTACATATAATGCAGAAATTCAATTTTTAGAAAAAAATGATTACTATAATGAAATTTTGGACGAATTTCAGAAAAATGACTTTTCAATACAAATGACTAGAAACGTGCCAGTTTTTCACTTGGTAAGAGCAAAATTGGCAAGTGGAAGATATGTGAAAGGACCTAGACAGGCTTTTGACATCACAAAGGACAGAAGAGTTGTGGAAGTTACGCTGGGAGCAACGGAAAACAGCTGA
- a CDS encoding TonB-dependent receptor: MLKKLAVLSFIVVGMMAFGDENDTFNVKLEESVVTATGFDDVQSNQIKNTTIVTAQDIHDKGYNTVEEILKRTPGVNFVNNAFGYIVDVRGQGVQGAAKNVKVLVDGSPLNILDMSHAILPLNSVSVEDIQKIEIINGGGTVLYGGGTAGGVINIITKKGQEEAVKNKVYYQNSSFDTNKFGFGTSIKFTDNFLLDLAYENVNGNGYRRGDKRDGENLRGGFTYNIADNQTLRFRATRYKEESNETSGITKVQLEQDRKQPGTTLTDSTLDRTEYSLNYDIKPTDNLTFSLLGYNQKTIRDYDQDSPAGRMTHKTDGQFKDRKTGVDLKGKYNYGVGDIIFGYEYIKNNSNRSAYGAMYMRNRRLFPTSTIDIDLQKNTHSAFVQGRHSFTNKLDGILGYRYEHADYDIYRTDGTNVINKKSKKNNSAYETGLNFKYSDTGNVYAKYERGYRSPSPTEMVDKSARYGYVLNNLKSEKYDTYEIGIKDMVGPSFVSLTGFYTKKNDEILINMLGHGINWTYKNLQETERKGVELFAEQYFGPFRVNESVSYVDAKISKGTDKNKKIPYVSKTKATLGTNYEIVKGLNLMADFNYFSNSVDSDYEKIKGYSTTDLGISYAHKTGLGVQAGIKNVFDKKYYKYKSGDSYVPESERTYYIGVSYNF; encoded by the coding sequence ATGTTAAAAAAATTAGCGGTTTTGAGTTTTATTGTAGTTGGAATGATGGCGTTTGGGGATGAAAATGATACGTTTAATGTAAAATTGGAAGAGTCGGTTGTAACGGCTACGGGATTTGATGATGTTCAAAGTAATCAGATTAAGAATACGACAATTGTAACGGCTCAGGATATACATGATAAGGGATATAATACTGTGGAGGAAATATTGAAACGTACTCCAGGAGTGAATTTTGTAAATAATGCTTTTGGATATATTGTAGATGTCAGAGGACAGGGAGTTCAGGGAGCTGCTAAAAATGTAAAAGTTCTTGTGGACGGTTCGCCTTTAAACATACTTGATATGTCGCATGCGATTTTACCACTAAATTCTGTTTCAGTGGAAGATATTCAGAAAATAGAAATTATTAACGGTGGAGGAACTGTGCTTTATGGTGGAGGAACTGCTGGTGGAGTAATTAACATCATTACAAAAAAAGGACAGGAAGAAGCTGTAAAAAACAAAGTTTATTATCAAAACAGTTCATTCGATACAAATAAATTTGGATTTGGGACAAGTATCAAATTTACAGATAATTTCTTGCTGGATCTGGCATACGAAAATGTTAATGGGAACGGGTATAGACGTGGAGATAAAAGAGATGGTGAAAATTTAAGAGGTGGATTTACATATAATATCGCTGATAATCAAACTTTGAGATTTAGAGCGACAAGATATAAGGAAGAATCAAATGAAACAAGTGGAATAACTAAGGTTCAGCTTGAACAAGACAGAAAACAGCCTGGAACTACTTTGACAGATTCTACTTTGGACAGAACAGAATATAGCTTGAACTATGACATTAAACCAACTGATAATTTGACATTTTCATTGTTAGGATATAATCAGAAAACAATTAGGGATTATGATCAGGATTCGCCTGCTGGAAGAATGACACATAAGACGGATGGACAATTTAAGGATAGAAAAACAGGAGTTGACTTAAAAGGTAAGTATAATTATGGAGTGGGAGATATTATTTTTGGGTATGAATATATAAAAAATAACTCAAACAGAAGTGCCTATGGAGCAATGTATATGAGAAACAGAAGGCTGTTCCCAACATCTACTATTGATATTGATTTACAAAAAAATACACATTCAGCATTTGTACAAGGTAGACACTCATTTACAAATAAATTGGATGGAATTTTGGGATACAGATACGAGCATGCTGATTATGACATTTATAGAACAGACGGAACAAATGTTATAAATAAAAAGTCTAAAAAAAATAATAGTGCTTACGAAACAGGTTTGAACTTTAAATATTCTGATACAGGAAATGTTTATGCAAAATACGAAAGAGGATACAGATCACCAAGTCCAACAGAAATGGTAGATAAATCAGCAAGATACGGATATGTATTAAATAATTTAAAATCTGAAAAATATGATACTTATGAAATTGGTATAAAAGATATGGTTGGGCCATCATTTGTGAGCTTGACAGGATTTTACACTAAGAAAAATGATGAAATTCTTATAAATATGTTAGGGCATGGAATAAACTGGACATATAAAAACTTGCAGGAAACAGAAAGAAAAGGTGTGGAACTGTTTGCAGAGCAATATTTTGGGCCTTTTAGAGTAAATGAGTCAGTTTCTTATGTGGATGCAAAAATTAGTAAGGGTACAGATAAAAATAAAAAAATTCCTTATGTATCAAAAACAAAAGCAACTTTAGGAACGAATTATGAAATTGTAAAAGGACTAAATTTAATGGCGGATTTTAACTACTTCTCAAATTCTGTGGATAGCGACTACGAAAAAATCAAAGGTTACTCTACAACAGATTTAGGGATAAGTTACGCTCATAAAACAGGTTTAGGAGTGCAAGCAGGAATTAAAAACGTATTTGATAAAAAATACTATAAATATAAAAGTGGAGATAGTTATGTTCCTGAATCTGAAAGAACATATTATATTGGTGTAAGTTATAATTTCTAA
- a CDS encoding PTS fructose transporter subunit IIABC has product MKISDLLIKDRINLDVKSTNKVDVIKELAKLHEKTGVLNDYDGYVKALMAREEQSSTGIGEGIAIPHAKTEFVKEPALAMGRKPEGIDYDSLDGEPATLFFMIAAPDGANNTHIETLARLSQLLLDDDFKAALENAKTADEVLEIINKAEAEKFAEEEKKEAAPAQTSSDENAPYIIAATACPTGIAHTYMAAEALKKAADEMGINIKVETNGADGRKNVLTDEDIKKATGVILAINRNIEVDRFDGKPLIQVEAKEGINNAKALIQQVLDGKAPIFHASGSSTASSESSSSEKKGLYKHLLSGVSYMLPLVISGGILIALAFLVDTLSGNGGAGAEYGSKAPLAKMLKDIGGQAFGLFVPVLAGYIAYSISERAALAAGLVAGAIASAGGSGFIGALLGGFLAGYVVRGLVKALSGMPRSLSGLKMILLYPVLSVLITGIAMVLVINPFAAIINNALNTWLNGMSGSSAVLLGAVLGGMMAIDMGGPVNKAAYVFGSGTLAATMTSGGSLPMAAVMAGGMVPPIAIALASSIFKNKFTAEEREAGLTNYIMGFSFITEGAIPYAAADPTRVIPASVIGSAIAGALTGLFNIKIPAPHGGILVMALSNNFFLYLIAVIIGSIVAAFVLGTLKPVVKKD; this is encoded by the coding sequence ATGAAAATATCAGATTTACTGATTAAAGATAGAATAAATCTGGATGTAAAATCTACAAATAAAGTAGATGTTATTAAAGAACTTGCAAAATTGCATGAAAAAACAGGTGTCTTAAATGACTATGACGGTTACGTTAAGGCGTTGATGGCAAGGGAAGAGCAAAGTTCGACTGGAATTGGGGAAGGAATCGCAATTCCACATGCGAAAACAGAATTTGTAAAAGAGCCTGCACTTGCTATGGGAAGAAAGCCTGAAGGAATCGACTATGATTCATTGGACGGAGAGCCTGCGACACTGTTCTTCATGATTGCAGCTCCAGATGGTGCGAACAACACTCATATCGAAACACTTGCAAGATTATCACAATTATTACTGGATGATGATTTTAAGGCGGCATTAGAAAATGCAAAAACTGCCGACGAAGTATTGGAAATCATCAACAAGGCCGAGGCAGAAAAATTTGCAGAGGAAGAAAAGAAAGAAGCAGCGCCTGCACAGACTTCATCAGATGAAAACGCTCCTTACATAATCGCAGCAACAGCCTGCCCAACAGGAATTGCTCACACTTATATGGCGGCAGAAGCCCTGAAAAAAGCAGCTGACGAAATGGGAATAAACATAAAAGTTGAAACAAACGGTGCCGACGGAAGAAAAAATGTCTTAACTGATGAAGATATTAAAAAAGCTACAGGTGTAATTTTAGCAATTAACAGAAATATTGAAGTTGACAGATTTGATGGAAAACCATTAATTCAAGTAGAGGCAAAAGAAGGAATTAACAACGCAAAAGCATTAATTCAGCAAGTTTTAGATGGAAAAGCTCCTATTTTCCATGCAAGCGGTTCTTCTACAGCTTCTTCTGAATCATCTTCATCTGAGAAAAAAGGACTTTACAAACACTTATTAAGTGGAGTTTCATATATGCTTCCATTAGTAATAAGTGGAGGTATCTTAATTGCATTAGCATTTTTAGTAGATACATTGTCTGGTAATGGTGGAGCTGGAGCAGAATATGGTTCTAAAGCACCACTAGCTAAAATGTTAAAAGATATTGGCGGACAAGCATTTGGATTATTTGTGCCAGTTTTAGCTGGATATATTGCTTATAGTATTAGTGAAAGAGCGGCACTTGCTGCAGGATTAGTAGCGGGAGCTATTGCCTCAGCTGGTGGTTCTGGATTTATCGGTGCGTTACTTGGTGGATTTTTAGCAGGATATGTTGTACGAGGTTTAGTAAAAGCATTATCTGGAATGCCAAGATCTTTAAGTGGATTAAAAATGATACTGTTATACCCAGTTTTATCAGTATTAATTACAGGTATAGCAATGGTACTTGTTATAAATCCTTTTGCAGCAATAATTAACAATGCTTTAAATACCTGGTTAAACGGAATGTCTGGTTCAAGCGCTGTTCTATTGGGTGCAGTTCTTGGCGGAATGATGGCTATTGATATGGGAGGCCCTGTAAATAAAGCAGCTTATGTATTTGGTTCTGGAACATTAGCAGCTACAATGACTTCAGGCGGAAGTTTACCAATGGCAGCTGTTATGGCAGGCGGAATGGTTCCTCCAATCGCAATTGCATTAGCATCATCAATCTTTAAAAATAAATTTACAGCAGAAGAAAGAGAAGCTGGACTTACAAACTACATTATGGGATTCTCATTCATTACAGAAGGTGCAATTCCTTATGCGGCGGCAGATCCTACGAGAGTTATTCCAGCAAGTGTTATTGGTTCAGCAATTGCAGGAGCATTGACAGGTTTATTCAACATAAAAATACCCGCTCCACATGGCGGAATTTTAGTAATGGCATTGAGCAACAACTTCTTCCTATATTTAATAGCAGTTATTATTGGAAGTATCGTAGCAGCTTTCGTATTGGGAACATTAAAACCTGTTGTAAAAAAAGACTAG